TCCAAAAATAATTTCCTGCAAAGGTATTACTTTGTTTTTTAATCAACAAAGAATTTAATACTTTTTGCAGGTTTCCAGCCTCCCGCAGGAAGCATTTGTATTGAAAAATAGCTTTTTACATATCAAAGATACGGAGTTTTTACAATTTTAGCTTTTTTTAACAATTGTTTAGCATCCTTATCCCGCCTGCCGCTCCAACCCGCTATTGGCCGATCTCCGCCGCAGCCCATGCTTGTAGCCCCCTCTCAAAAGCTGTGTTCTTGGATACAAATTTTATACTTTTGTTTTTTATGTTTATCCACTAAAATAAAGGGGCATGAAGTTTAAATCACTGCTGGCCAAACCATTTGCTTCGATCATCGCCAACAAGGTGAAGAAGGAAATGCAAAGGGCGGTGGAAGATCAGGAATCGATCTGGCAAGAGTTGATCAAGACAGGGAAGAAGACGGAGTTTGGAAAAGACCACCAGTTCGACCAGATCACCTCTTATGACGCCTATAAGCAGGCAGTGCCTGTCAGGGACTATGAGCAGTTCCGCCCGTATATCGACAAGATAAAGGAGGGCAAGCATAATGTATTATGGAAGGGGCAGCCGATTTACTTCGCCAAGACTTCCGGCACCACCAGCGGGGTCAAATACATCCCCATCTCCAAGGATTCGATCGACCATCACTTTAATACATCCCGCAACGCGGTATTCTGCAACATCGTCGAAACGAGTGACAGTACCGCATTTGACGGAAAACTCATCTTTCTCTCCGGCTCCCCCGAGCTGGAAAGGGTGGGAGGGATTCCCACCGGGCGCCTCAGCGGGATCGCCAACCACCAGATCCCCCGTTACCTCCGCACCAACCAGCTGCCCACCTACGAAACCAATTGTATCGAGGACTGGGAAACAAAACTGGAAAAGATCGTGGAGGAGACCATCCGGCAGGATATGCGGCTGATCAGCGGTATCCCGCCATGGATGCAGATGTATTTCGACCGGTTGATCGAAAAGAGCGGCAAGTCCGTGGGTGAGTTGTTCCCCAATTTCTCGCTGCTGGTACACGGCGGTGTGAATTTTGAGCCTTACCGCGCCAAGCTGATGGACTCCATCGGCCGGAAAGTACATACGATCGAGACCTACCCGGCCTCAGAGGGCTTTTTCGCCTTCCAGGACTCCCAGGAAAGTGAAGGGCTGCTTCTCAATACCAATGCCGGGATCTTCTACGAATTCATACCGGTTGCGGAAATACGTGATGAAAACCCCACCCGCATCTCTCTGAAAGATGTGAAAGTTGGTGTGAACTATGCCCTGATCGTGAGCACCAATGCCGGATTATGGGCCTACAATATCGGGGATACCGTAAAATTCCTGTCCACCGAGCCTTACCGTATTGTGGTGACCGGCCGCACGAAGCACTTTATTTCCGCTTTTGGCGAGCATGTCATCGGGGAGGAAGTAGAGCACAGCCTGATGACCGTTGCAACGGAAAGCAGTGTGCGCATTACGGAGTTTACGGTGGCCCCGCGCATCCAGGTGAACGGTGAACTGCCCTATCACGAATGGTTCGTGGAATTCGAAGAGGTGCCGGGCAACCTGTCGGCCTTCGCTGAGGAGGTAGACCGGCAGATGCGCAACAAGAACATTTATTACGACGATCTGTTAACCGGTAATA
This genomic stretch from Chitinophaga sp. XS-30 harbors:
- a CDS encoding GH3 auxin-responsive promoter family protein; this encodes MKFKSLLAKPFASIIANKVKKEMQRAVEDQESIWQELIKTGKKTEFGKDHQFDQITSYDAYKQAVPVRDYEQFRPYIDKIKEGKHNVLWKGQPIYFAKTSGTTSGVKYIPISKDSIDHHFNTSRNAVFCNIVETSDSTAFDGKLIFLSGSPELERVGGIPTGRLSGIANHQIPRYLRTNQLPTYETNCIEDWETKLEKIVEETIRQDMRLISGIPPWMQMYFDRLIEKSGKSVGELFPNFSLLVHGGVNFEPYRAKLMDSIGRKVHTIETYPASEGFFAFQDSQESEGLLLNTNAGIFYEFIPVAEIRDENPTRISLKDVKVGVNYALIVSTNAGLWAYNIGDTVKFLSTEPYRIVVTGRTKHFISAFGEHVIGEEVEHSLMTVATESSVRITEFTVAPRIQVNGELPYHEWFVEFEEVPGNLSAFAEEVDRQMRNKNIYYDDLLTGNILQTLKIRPVRKGGFIDYMKSIGKLGGQNKVPRLSNDRRIADEMEKYLDGR